A stretch of the Photobacterium sp. CCB-ST2H9 genome encodes the following:
- a CDS encoding valine--pyruvate transaminase — protein sequence MEFSTFGNKFARYSGITQLMDDLNDGLRNPDAIMLGGGNPAQIPAMVDYFTQLNHHLNESGELAAAMTNYDGPQGKNTFINALADLLRERYGWEISSRNISLTNGSQSAFFSLFNLLAGDFPDGSHKKILLPLAPEYIGYADAGVSPDMFISYKPEITLLDNGLFKYNVDFKALKVDDNVGAICASRPTNPTGNVLTDEEIRHLDQLAQQHGIPLIIDNAYGMPFPDIIFEDVTPFWNHNTILCMSLSKLGLPGVRCGIVIASEEITTALANMNGVLSLAPGSVGPAIANKMIERGDLLRLSEDVIKPFYQAKSQQAVKWLQEAIPDPRFRVHKPEGAMFLWLWLKDLPITTMELYSRLKARGVLIVPGEYFFIGLEEDWSHGHECLRMNYVQEDEKMQRGIHIIAEEVAKAYQEA from the coding sequence ATGGAGTTTTCTACATTCGGTAACAAGTTTGCCCGCTACTCAGGCATTACCCAATTAATGGACGATTTGAATGATGGCCTGCGCAACCCGGACGCCATTATGTTAGGCGGTGGTAACCCGGCTCAAATTCCGGCGATGGTAGACTATTTTACCCAGCTCAACCATCACCTGAACGAAAGTGGCGAGCTGGCGGCAGCCATGACAAACTACGATGGCCCGCAAGGCAAGAATACTTTTATCAATGCCCTTGCCGACCTGCTGCGTGAACGTTACGGCTGGGAAATCAGCAGCCGAAATATCAGTCTGACCAACGGGAGCCAGAGTGCTTTCTTCAGTCTGTTCAATCTGCTTGCCGGAGATTTCCCGGATGGCAGCCACAAAAAAATCCTGTTGCCGCTTGCCCCTGAGTACATCGGTTATGCCGATGCCGGCGTCAGCCCGGATATGTTTATCTCCTATAAACCGGAGATCACCCTGCTCGATAACGGACTGTTCAAATACAACGTCGACTTTAAAGCGCTGAAAGTCGATGACAACGTCGGTGCAATTTGCGCTTCCCGACCAACCAACCCTACCGGGAATGTGCTGACAGACGAAGAAATCCGCCATCTGGATCAACTGGCCCAGCAACATGGCATTCCACTGATCATCGACAATGCGTATGGTATGCCCTTCCCGGATATCATCTTTGAAGACGTGACTCCTTTCTGGAACCACAACACGATTCTGTGTATGAGCCTGTCGAAACTCGGTTTGCCGGGCGTGCGTTGCGGCATTGTCATCGCCAGTGAAGAAATTACCACAGCGCTTGCCAATATGAATGGTGTCCTCAGCCTGGCGCCAGGGAGTGTCGGTCCGGCGATTGCCAATAAGATGATTGAACGCGGAGACTTATTACGACTGAGTGAAGACGTCATCAAACCTTTCTATCAGGCCAAATCTCAGCAAGCGGTAAAATGGCTGCAGGAAGCGATCCCGGATCCACGCTTCCGGGTCCATAAACCTGAAGGTGCCATGTTCCTGTGGCTGTGGCTGAAAGATTTGCCGATAACCACCATGGAACTCTACTCACGCTTGAAAGCCCGCGGAGTCTTAATCGTCCCCGGAGAGTACTTCTTTATCGGACTGGAAGAAGACTGGAGCCATGGCCACGAATGTCTGCGCATGAACTATGTTCAGGAAGATGAAAAGATGCAACGAGGCATTCACATCATTGCCGAAGAAGTTGCAAAGGCTTACCAAGAAGCTTAA
- a CDS encoding DUF1835 domain-containing protein, with product MMPLQNSFSLNLSVLKSQAKQRLKTIRQGNAEALLSIQRHHPKPHLLSSETIRLSDVQLGMAREFGLSSWSRLKLHVESLGEHRQLIERGSEPLDREMCTLHVRCGHGIQHKLRGAGFAGDFLPFIDPYCIGPLTSSPEFEMRRADFIQRTLLSESFETRSVEQLMADTQSMLDQIRNEHYQRLVFWVEHDNYDQLMLVRLLAFLADLPSSTRRQIELIEVDRFPGRERFIGLGQLPAEGLRLLWQQRQNLSLAKLHQARQIWQAFCASTPQPLVALLHAAQLARFPNLKNVIIRHLQELPRCGSGLSLTQTLALDVLQQADKPLAFPDLFSVYQSTEPLPFLGDLMFWALIKPLTLGTAPLMIIEPDEKSESWFNQRLVMTDQGRRCLAQQVRAELPVSWVGGMVIRPEQCWCWDHQSLNSLRFIDGRK from the coding sequence ATGATGCCTCTACAAAATTCTTTCTCGCTTAATCTGAGCGTTCTCAAATCTCAGGCCAAGCAACGACTTAAAACTATCCGTCAAGGCAATGCCGAAGCGCTTCTTTCGATTCAGCGCCATCATCCCAAACCGCATTTACTCAGCTCCGAGACAATTCGTCTGTCTGATGTCCAACTCGGGATGGCGAGGGAATTTGGCCTTTCCAGTTGGAGCCGCCTGAAGCTGCATGTGGAATCGCTCGGAGAGCACAGACAATTGATTGAGCGGGGGAGTGAACCGCTGGATCGTGAAATGTGTACCCTTCATGTACGGTGTGGTCATGGTATTCAACACAAACTCAGGGGTGCTGGTTTTGCCGGGGATTTCCTGCCATTTATCGATCCGTATTGTATCGGTCCATTAACCTCAAGCCCTGAATTTGAGATGCGGCGTGCTGACTTTATTCAACGTACGTTATTGAGTGAGAGTTTTGAGACCCGATCTGTTGAGCAGTTGATGGCAGACACACAGTCGATGCTGGATCAGATCCGCAACGAGCATTATCAGCGTTTGGTCTTCTGGGTTGAACATGACAACTATGATCAGCTCATGCTGGTCCGGTTGTTGGCATTTCTGGCCGATTTACCGTCTTCAACACGACGTCAGATTGAACTGATAGAGGTTGATCGCTTTCCGGGGCGAGAGCGGTTTATTGGTCTCGGACAGCTTCCAGCGGAAGGGCTGCGGTTACTCTGGCAACAACGCCAGAATCTCAGCCTGGCCAAGTTGCATCAGGCGCGTCAGATCTGGCAGGCGTTCTGTGCGTCGACGCCGCAGCCGCTCGTGGCTTTGTTGCACGCTGCTCAGCTAGCCAGATTTCCGAATCTCAAGAACGTCATCATCAGACATTTGCAGGAGTTACCGCGCTGTGGTTCGGGTTTGAGTCTGACACAAACACTGGCGCTCGATGTCTTGCAGCAGGCTGACAAGCCACTGGCTTTTCCGGATTTGTTTTCAGTTTATCAGTCAACGGAACCGTTGCCGTTTTTGGGTGACCTGATGTTCTGGGCATTGATCAAACCGCTGACTTTGGGAACCGCTCCGTTGATGATTATTGAACCTGATGAAAAATCAGAAAGCTGGTTCAATCAAAGGCTGGTAATGACAGATCAGGGCCGTCGCTGTCTGGCACAACAGGTGAGAGCTGAGTTACCTGTGAGTTGGGTTGGCGGAATGGTGATTCGACCTGAACAATGCTGGTGCTGGGATCATCAGTCGCTGAATTCACTGCGTTTTATCGATGGCAGAAAGTAA
- the glyS gene encoding glycine--tRNA ligase subunit beta produces MADKNFLIELGTEELPPKALRTLAEAFADNFAAELNAAELAFGNIEWFAAPRRLALKVTALAEGQADKVVEKRGPAVSVAFDADGNPTKAAEGWARGNGITADQAERLKTDKGEWLLFKEAVKGKPATELLCELAAAALAKLPIPKPMRWGDKETQFIRPVKTLVMLLNDELIPGTILGVESARTVRGHRFMGEPEFSIEHADQYPAILEERGKVIADYETRKAHIIAGAKEAAIAVGGIADLEDELVEEVTSLVEWPVVLTASFEEEFLNVPAEALVYTMKGDQKYFPVYDANGKLLPKFIFVSNIESKEPRHIIEGNEKVVRPRLADAEFFFNTDRKRPLVDRLHELDSVLFQKQLGTLRDKTDRITSMSGYIAQQIGANVEHAERAGLLSKCDLMTSMVFEFTDTQGVMGMHYARLDGEHEDVAVALNEQYMPRFAGDELPGSDVAAAVALADKMDTLVGIFGIGQHPKGANDPFALRRAALGALRIMVEKGYQLDLVDLIRKAKELFGHKLTNHDVEADVIDFMLGRFRAWYQDEGHTVDVIQAVLARRPTSPSDFDKRVKAVSHFRSLDAAESLAAANKRVGNILAKFDGQLSASIDSSLLVEDAEKALANDVESVTAKLAPVFAAGDYQQALSELATLRETVDAFFDNVMVMADDEALKVNRLTMLNQLRNEFLKVADISLLQN; encoded by the coding sequence ATGGCTGACAAGAATTTTCTGATTGAACTGGGTACCGAAGAGCTGCCACCAAAAGCTCTGCGTACGCTGGCGGAAGCGTTCGCCGATAACTTTGCTGCCGAACTGAATGCAGCGGAACTGGCCTTCGGGAACATTGAATGGTTTGCGGCTCCCCGCCGTCTGGCTCTGAAAGTGACGGCGCTGGCTGAAGGTCAGGCCGACAAAGTCGTAGAGAAACGCGGACCGGCCGTGAGCGTTGCGTTCGACGCAGACGGAAACCCAACCAAAGCTGCCGAAGGCTGGGCACGCGGGAACGGCATTACCGCTGATCAGGCCGAACGTCTGAAAACCGACAAAGGTGAATGGCTGCTGTTCAAAGAAGCCGTCAAAGGCAAGCCGGCAACCGAACTGCTATGTGAGCTGGCTGCAGCTGCACTGGCAAAACTGCCGATTCCGAAACCAATGCGCTGGGGCGATAAAGAAACTCAGTTTATCCGTCCGGTGAAAACCCTGGTCATGCTGCTGAACGACGAGCTGATCCCGGGCACCATTCTGGGCGTGGAATCTGCGCGCACAGTTCGTGGCCACCGCTTCATGGGTGAGCCAGAATTCAGCATCGAGCATGCCGATCAGTACCCGGCTATTCTGGAAGAACGCGGCAAGGTCATTGCAGATTACGAAACCCGTAAAGCGCATATCATTGCCGGTGCCAAAGAAGCAGCCATTGCTGTTGGCGGTATCGCCGATCTGGAAGACGAGCTGGTTGAAGAAGTCACCTCGCTGGTTGAGTGGCCGGTAGTGCTGACTGCATCGTTCGAGGAAGAGTTCCTCAATGTTCCGGCAGAAGCCCTGGTTTACACCATGAAAGGTGACCAGAAATACTTCCCGGTCTATGATGCGAACGGCAAACTGCTGCCGAAGTTCATCTTCGTTTCCAACATCGAATCGAAAGAACCGCGCCATATTATCGAAGGGAACGAGAAGGTGGTCCGCCCTCGCCTGGCCGACGCCGAGTTCTTCTTCAACACCGACCGCAAGCGTCCCCTGGTTGACCGTCTGCACGAGCTGGACAGCGTTCTGTTCCAGAAACAACTGGGCACGCTGCGTGACAAAACCGACCGGATCACTTCCATGTCTGGCTACATTGCCCAGCAGATTGGTGCCAACGTTGAACACGCAGAGCGCGCTGGCCTGCTGTCGAAGTGTGACCTGATGACCTCAATGGTTTTCGAGTTTACCGATACACAGGGTGTCATGGGCATGCACTACGCACGTCTGGATGGCGAACATGAAGATGTTGCCGTTGCCCTGAACGAGCAGTACATGCCGCGCTTTGCCGGCGATGAGCTGCCAGGTTCTGACGTTGCGGCGGCAGTCGCACTGGCTGATAAAATGGATACCCTGGTCGGTATCTTCGGTATTGGTCAGCATCCGAAAGGTGCCAACGACCCGTTCGCACTTCGCCGTGCAGCACTGGGTGCCCTGCGCATCATGGTCGAGAAAGGATATCAGCTGGATCTGGTTGACCTGATCCGCAAAGCCAAAGAACTGTTTGGTCACAAGCTGACAAACCACGATGTTGAAGCTGACGTGATTGATTTCATGCTCGGCCGTTTCCGCGCCTGGTATCAGGACGAAGGCCACACAGTCGATGTGATTCAGGCCGTGCTGGCACGTCGCCCGACCTCACCTTCTGACTTCGACAAACGCGTGAAAGCCGTCAGTCATTTCCGTTCGCTGGATGCAGCTGAATCTCTGGCTGCAGCCAACAAACGTGTCGGTAACATTCTGGCGAAGTTTGATGGTCAGCTGTCTGCCTCCATTGACAGCAGCCTGCTGGTCGAAGACGCCGAAAAAGCACTGGCGAACGATGTTGAGTCCGTGACCGCGAAGCTGGCACCTGTTTTTGCAGCCGGTGACTACCAGCAAGCCCTGTCTGAGCTGGCAACCCTGCGTGAAACTGTGGATGCTTTCTTTGATAACGTGATGGTCATGGCCGATGACGAAGCACTGAAAGTGAACCGTCTGACCATGCTGAACCAACTGCGTAATGAGTTCCTGAAAGTTGCAGATATCTCTCTGCTGCAAAACTAA